Proteins encoded in a region of the Puniceibacterium sp. IMCC21224 genome:
- a CDS encoding DUF2460 domain-containing protein, giving the protein MAFHEVRFPDNISRGARGGPERRTQIVELASGDEERNASWANSRRRYDVAYGIRRADDLAAVVAFFEARNGRLHGFRFKDWGDHKSCLPSGAPSPTDQAIGTGDGTATAFQLAKRYASGAQSWSRAIAKPVAGTVRIALGGVEQPSGWSVDTTAGLVTFSSAPGAGVAITAGFEFDVPVRFDSDALDVTHDIERLGSITSIPLLELRR; this is encoded by the coding sequence ATGGCGTTTCACGAAGTCCGGTTCCCCGACAATATCAGCCGGGGCGCGCGCGGCGGGCCCGAGCGGCGGACCCAGATCGTCGAGCTCGCCTCGGGCGACGAGGAACGCAACGCCAGCTGGGCGAACTCCCGTCGGCGCTACGACGTCGCCTATGGCATCCGCCGCGCCGACGATCTCGCGGCGGTCGTCGCCTTCTTCGAGGCGCGCAACGGCCGCCTGCATGGATTCCGGTTCAAGGACTGGGGCGATCACAAGTCCTGCCTGCCCTCGGGCGCGCCATCGCCGACCGATCAGGCGATCGGCACCGGCGACGGCACGGCGACCGCCTTCCAGCTGGCCAAGCGCTACGCATCCGGCGCGCAATCGTGGTCGCGCGCAATCGCCAAGCCGGTGGCGGGAACCGTGCGCATCGCGCTCGGTGGGGTGGAGCAGCCCTCCGGCTGGTCGGTCGATACGACCGCTGGCCTCGTCACCTTTAGCTCCGCGCCCGGCGCTGGCGTCGCGATCACGGCGGGCTTCGAATTCGACGTGCCGGTCCGCTTTGATAGCGACGCGCTCGATGTGACGCACGACATTGAGCGACTGGGCTCGATCACCTCAATCCCACTTCTGGAACTCCGCCGATGA
- a CDS encoding DUF2793 domain-containing protein codes for MSDATTKLLLPYILAAQAQKHVTHNESLRLLDGLVQLSVLDRDLTAPPGSPADGDRHIVASGGTSHWTGWDANVALFTDGAWLRLPPRIGWRAWVEDEALLLVYDGAGWIGTTPATLQNLSLLGLGTTADAANPFSAKLNAALWTAKTVAEGGTGDLFYTMNKEAAGDDLGLTLQTNFVTKALVGLFGSDRFRVAVSADGSTFFDGLSVDNANGIIDQPQLPRFKAWTNYDNYVGVGTWTKIGLNNTDYNDQGAFDVANNHFVAPVDGTYLFGATLLYKINASATARMRGRLVLNGATEIRGSFGEISATHVSLATAIWLQTMVPLTAGDTVELQGYFRVADGYFAADHTSFWGCKVG; via the coding sequence ATGTCCGATGCCACGACCAAACTGCTGCTCCCCTACATTCTGGCGGCGCAGGCCCAGAAGCATGTCACCCACAACGAGTCATTGCGGCTCCTCGACGGGCTCGTGCAGCTCTCCGTTCTCGACCGCGACCTGACCGCGCCGCCCGGCAGCCCTGCCGATGGCGACCGCCATATCGTGGCGAGCGGCGGGACCAGTCACTGGACGGGGTGGGACGCGAACGTGGCACTATTCACCGACGGGGCTTGGCTTCGCCTGCCGCCACGCATCGGCTGGCGCGCATGGGTCGAGGACGAGGCGCTGCTGCTGGTCTACGACGGCGCGGGGTGGATTGGCACGACGCCTGCGACGCTGCAAAACCTGTCGCTTCTGGGGTTGGGCACCACCGCTGACGCCGCCAATCCGTTTTCGGCCAAGCTGAACGCTGCGCTCTGGACCGCGAAGACTGTGGCAGAAGGCGGGACCGGCGATCTTTTCTACACCATGAACAAGGAGGCTGCGGGCGACGACCTCGGTCTGACTTTGCAGACCAACTTCGTGACAAAGGCACTGGTGGGACTGTTCGGGTCCGACAGGTTCCGGGTCGCGGTCTCGGCCGATGGCAGCACCTTCTTCGACGGTCTGAGCGTCGACAACGCCAATGGCATCATCGACCAGCCGCAGCTGCCCCGCTTCAAAGCCTGGACCAACTACGACAACTATGTGGGCGTCGGGACCTGGACGAAGATCGGCCTGAACAACACCGACTACAATGACCAGGGGGCCTTCGACGTGGCGAACAACCACTTCGTGGCGCCCGTCGACGGTACCTACCTCTTCGGCGCGACGCTGCTTTACAAGATCAACGCCAGCGCCACGGCCCGCATGCGCGGGCGGCTGGTGCTGAACGGTGCGACAGAAATCCGGGGCTCCTTCGGCGAAATCTCTGCCACCCATGTTTCGCTGGCCACCGCGATCTGGCTGCAAACCATGGTGCCGCTGACTGCAGGCGACACCGTTGAACTGCAGGGGTATTTCCGGGTCGCGGACGGCTATTTCGCCGCCGATCACACGTCCTTCTGGGGCTGCAAGGTCGGCTGA
- a CDS encoding GTPase, whose translation MSHQFCPYCFEATSDHSDIFLCKNRKCKIALDSQKKYNPENIKVLPASGMTGNCFQRGALSELLAAIGIAKKQEGSCPSCNQGSQQKICRNCKMPIPISQSGDTSIIVSIIGTPGAGKSTWLAAAIQELSANIGPANGFDFQPVGELTRAHYRTNYYDPIFVRNEKIPPSDRKGIEEIHNPLVYSFTHQDTGESATFIFLDVAGEDLNDVEYMAHSLKYIHRSDVILHLIDLADIVNEEPRPIEIDVAGQAQSASTQITLNSMSASDILARIYELHTTHGVVAVGEKVSAPLGIIAAKLDRHVNTISKLDFSEVYSDKKIRENADLIKTFLFDSGVRGYLQSAKNRFDDSTCFGVSSLGHNPEIGTENIHPLGVTDPLVWALSRLNLLRGEE comes from the coding sequence GTGTCACATCAATTTTGTCCATACTGTTTCGAGGCAACGAGCGATCATTCCGATATTTTCCTTTGTAAGAATAGAAAATGCAAAATTGCGTTAGATTCGCAAAAAAAGTATAATCCTGAAAATATCAAGGTTCTGCCCGCTTCTGGAATGACTGGAAACTGTTTCCAGAGAGGCGCTCTTTCGGAGCTTCTTGCGGCCATCGGGATCGCAAAGAAACAAGAAGGAAGCTGTCCTAGTTGCAATCAAGGCTCCCAACAAAAAATATGTAGGAACTGCAAGATGCCAATCCCGATATCACAAAGTGGGGATACATCCATAATTGTTTCAATTATTGGAACACCTGGCGCAGGAAAATCCACTTGGCTTGCTGCAGCGATACAAGAACTCTCCGCAAATATAGGTCCAGCCAACGGGTTCGACTTCCAGCCCGTTGGGGAGCTTACGCGTGCCCACTATAGAACAAACTACTATGACCCAATCTTTGTAAGAAATGAAAAAATTCCACCTAGTGACAGAAAAGGAATTGAGGAAATTCATAATCCACTAGTATATTCTTTCACTCATCAAGACACCGGAGAGAGCGCTACTTTTATCTTTCTCGACGTCGCTGGAGAAGATCTAAATGACGTTGAATACATGGCGCATAGCCTAAAGTACATTCACCGTTCCGACGTTATTTTGCACCTCATAGACCTTGCCGACATTGTAAACGAAGAGCCGCGGCCAATTGAGATCGATGTGGCGGGTCAAGCCCAAAGTGCAAGTACACAAATAACGCTCAACAGCATGAGCGCGAGCGATATACTCGCGCGAATTTATGAACTTCACACAACGCATGGCGTAGTAGCTGTTGGAGAAAAGGTGTCTGCCCCACTGGGAATCATTGCCGCAAAGTTAGACAGGCATGTAAATACAATCTCTAAATTGGATTTCTCAGAGGTATACTCAGACAAGAAGATACGCGAGAACGCCGATTTAATAAAAACGTTCCTTTTCGATAGCGGCGTGCGAGGCTACCTGCAGAGTGCAAAAAATAGGTTTGATGACAGTACCTGCTTCGGTGTGTCATCTCTTGGTCACAACCCTGAGATTGGCACTGAGAACATCCATCCCCTTGGAGTTACGGATCCCCTTGTATGGGCACTAAGTCGATTGAATCTGCTGCGCGGAGAGGAATAA
- a CDS encoding DnaJ family molecular chaperone: MDPFSLGLLGYGIYQGAKSLFSEESPSSGSSSFPDLFQTLNYRRGVPYGRCDSFVLSGVLGGFEGDLSECVVQIHLLDQDGDFLKSRDELNRDSDGDFVAVSDLVPAQDGAKFEALVSAGAFQTVSRYKPLIVMVTGAGPTGVFSRSRFVFENGKDFLGEGNAPYIQAIAYHILLIARAERTLQKSDLRNMIEKISNFFSLNSEGQKQFRDILKEHSRMHQSVSEMGEVHGAIFNASRDLDRRITNMLFAIIHDEVVDRSDFHTQTHAHILRCMAQFCPDTDLQLSLRRLGAAIEQDIGASGEQQAQIDEERARHCEILGVPIDASPEQIKRAYREAMKEVHPDLIRNLPPRQRKVLEKHAREINEAKEVLLSQ; the protein is encoded by the coding sequence ATGGATCCCTTTTCCCTAGGATTACTCGGGTATGGCATTTACCAGGGTGCGAAATCACTTTTTTCCGAAGAATCCCCTTCTTCAGGTAGCTCCTCGTTCCCAGATCTCTTTCAAACACTGAATTATCGCCGAGGCGTGCCCTACGGTCGGTGCGATAGTTTCGTCTTGAGCGGTGTATTGGGAGGTTTTGAAGGAGACCTGTCCGAGTGTGTGGTGCAGATTCACCTTTTGGATCAAGATGGTGATTTCTTGAAGTCACGGGATGAATTGAACCGCGACAGCGATGGCGATTTTGTGGCCGTATCTGATCTTGTTCCTGCACAGGATGGAGCAAAGTTTGAAGCCTTGGTGTCAGCAGGCGCTTTCCAAACAGTTTCAAGATACAAACCCCTTATTGTCATGGTTACGGGAGCTGGGCCAACCGGAGTCTTTTCTCGTTCTAGGTTTGTCTTCGAAAATGGGAAGGATTTTTTGGGCGAGGGCAATGCCCCTTACATTCAAGCAATTGCTTACCACATCTTGCTCATCGCTCGCGCGGAACGTACGCTTCAAAAAAGCGACCTCAGGAATATGATCGAGAAAATTTCGAACTTCTTTTCCCTTAATTCCGAAGGGCAAAAGCAGTTTCGAGATATTCTAAAGGAACATTCGCGTATGCACCAAAGCGTGTCTGAAATGGGCGAGGTTCATGGCGCTATTTTTAACGCTTCGCGAGATCTCGACCGCAGGATCACTAATATGCTCTTTGCAATTATTCATGATGAAGTTGTAGATCGATCTGACTTCCATACTCAAACGCATGCTCACATTCTGCGCTGCATGGCTCAATTCTGCCCAGATACTGATTTGCAGCTTAGTCTGCGAAGGCTTGGCGCAGCGATAGAGCAAGACATCGGAGCTTCAGGTGAACAGCAAGCGCAAATAGATGAAGAACGAGCCAGACATTGTGAGATCCTTGGGGTGCCGATAGATGCCAGCCCAGAGCAAATCAAGCGCGCCTATCGTGAAGCGATGAAGGAGGTTCATCCAGACCTCATAAGGAATTTGCCGCCAAGGCAACGGAAGGTGCTCGAAAAGCATGCCCGGGAGATCAATGAAGCGAAAGAAGTACTTCTAAGCCAATGA
- a CDS encoding glycoside hydrolase TIM-barrel-like domain-containing protein — protein sequence MATLVLGAAGAATGGSIGGAILGVSAATIGGFIGSTIGSVVDSWIISALAPTQRIEGARMDNLRITSATEGAVIPRLYGRMRIGGNIVWATDFREETKTTTQGGGKGGGGGGKVKTTEYFYYASFAVALCEGPITGIGRIWADGKLLDTAGITWRWYPGDESQTTDPFMSAKMGAANTPAYRGTAYVVFEDLPLGNYGNRIPQLSFEVFRPLADPDTAEGLTRAVTMIPASGEFTYATQAIRKTDGGATQAENLNALADSTDMVEALNRLQAMAPAVESVSLVVAWFGDDLRAGSCKVRPGVEVSAKSTTPATWSVNGVSRASAFLVSRDDQDRPVYGGTPSDFAVVQAIQEMKARGLRVTFYPFILMDVPPGNTLPNPYSDNAAETGQPAFPWRGRITCSPAAGYVGSVDKIGTAATQVSALFGAATPASFNISGQSVSWTGSSGDWGLRRMVLHYAHLCAAAGGVDAFLIGTEMPGLTTIRANASSYPAVQAYRDLLADVRSILGSGVSLGYAADWSEYFGHQPGDGSGDVFFHLDPLWADPEIDFIGIDNYMPLSDWRDGFEHADAQEGWPAIYDRAYLQANIAGGEGFDWFYASAVDRSVQVRTPITDGAATKPWVFRYKDLRAWWSNPHYDRQGGLESGTPTAWVPQSKPVWFTELGCPAIDRGTNQPNVFFDPKSSESFTPHFSRGWRDDAIQRAYLEATYLWWGTPTNNPVSSVYGDRMVHVPECAAWTWDARPYPFFPALTDVWTDGANWRLGHWLTGRLGAVSLAALVRHLCLRAGLPETRTDVTGLWGAVEGYAIGALESPRASITTLSRHFGFDAVETEGVIRFVMRGRASVANVTHDDLVAAREGDVIELTRAQETELPQALKWQVARADEDYDAALVEARRITVDTTRIASESFPMAVPPEEAERRCRRALMEAWTGRETAAFRLPPSRLALDPADVVTLEHDQRHIPLRLVSIADVEARGIEAVRQDREAHDLPPGSPRPSSLSKAVVFGAPEVVQLDLPQLTEDQPAHRPLIAAHAIPWPGEMAVYRSPSTDGFELLTTFGGRARIGTLVSDFFAGPTSRFDLGNALVIDLLSGTLESVTDVTLFGGANALAVESTPGTLEIVQASAAELIAPDRYRLTRLLRGQRGTEAAMANPAPACARVIVLDEALASLPIAEADLGLPWNWRIGPASRSVSDETYVAASFTPVGVGLRPFSVAHVQQPWRRPRTPGDLTIRWTRRSRALSADSWGAVEVPLTEELEAYEVEILDGSTVKRVLSAPTTSAIYTAAQQTTDWGAPFEPGDTLTVRISQLSALIGRGAAKTVTLTF from the coding sequence ATGGCTACCCTCGTTCTCGGTGCCGCTGGTGCTGCCACTGGCGGCAGCATTGGTGGCGCTATCCTCGGCGTCAGTGCAGCCACCATCGGCGGTTTCATCGGCTCCACCATCGGCTCGGTCGTTGACAGCTGGATCATCTCGGCGCTCGCGCCGACCCAGCGGATCGAAGGCGCGCGGATGGACAATCTGCGCATCACCTCGGCCACGGAAGGTGCGGTGATCCCACGCCTCTATGGCCGCATGCGGATCGGCGGTAACATCGTCTGGGCGACGGATTTCCGCGAGGAGACAAAGACCACCACGCAAGGCGGCGGCAAGGGCGGTGGGGGTGGCGGCAAGGTCAAGACGACCGAGTATTTCTACTATGCGAGCTTCGCGGTCGCGCTCTGCGAAGGACCGATCACCGGCATTGGTCGCATCTGGGCCGATGGCAAGCTGCTGGACACCGCCGGGATCACATGGCGCTGGTATCCGGGCGACGAGAGCCAGACGACCGATCCGTTTATGTCCGCGAAGATGGGCGCGGCCAATACGCCAGCCTATCGCGGCACGGCATATGTCGTTTTCGAGGACTTGCCGCTCGGCAATTACGGCAACCGCATCCCGCAGCTCTCGTTCGAAGTGTTCCGCCCGCTGGCCGATCCCGACACCGCCGAGGGGCTAACCCGCGCCGTCACCATGATCCCGGCCTCGGGCGAGTTCACCTATGCGACGCAGGCGATCCGCAAGACCGACGGTGGCGCGACGCAGGCGGAGAACCTGAACGCGCTGGCCGACTCCACTGACATGGTGGAGGCGCTCAACCGGCTGCAGGCCATGGCGCCTGCGGTCGAGAGCGTCAGCCTCGTGGTGGCGTGGTTCGGTGACGACCTGCGCGCGGGATCGTGCAAGGTGCGGCCGGGCGTCGAGGTGTCGGCCAAGTCGACCACGCCCGCCACCTGGTCGGTCAATGGCGTCAGCCGCGCCAGCGCCTTCCTCGTCAGCCGCGACGATCAGGATCGCCCCGTCTATGGCGGCACGCCGTCGGACTTCGCGGTGGTGCAGGCGATCCAGGAGATGAAGGCGCGTGGGTTGCGCGTCACCTTCTATCCCTTCATCCTGATGGATGTCCCGCCCGGCAACACGCTGCCGAACCCGTATTCCGACAACGCCGCTGAGACGGGCCAGCCCGCCTTTCCTTGGCGGGGGAGGATCACCTGTTCGCCTGCGGCGGGATATGTCGGGAGCGTAGACAAGATCGGTACGGCCGCCACGCAAGTGTCCGCACTGTTCGGCGCGGCGACGCCCGCGAGCTTCAACATCTCAGGTCAATCGGTTTCGTGGACCGGGTCGTCGGGTGACTGGGGCCTTCGCCGCATGGTGTTGCACTACGCCCATCTCTGTGCGGCGGCAGGCGGGGTCGATGCGTTCCTGATCGGAACCGAGATGCCGGGGCTGACGACGATCCGCGCGAACGCATCCTCCTATCCGGCGGTGCAGGCCTATCGGGATCTTCTCGCGGATGTCCGCTCGATCCTCGGGTCTGGTGTGAGCCTCGGCTATGCGGCCGATTGGTCGGAGTATTTCGGGCACCAGCCGGGCGATGGCAGCGGCGATGTGTTCTTCCATCTCGATCCGCTCTGGGCCGATCCGGAGATCGATTTCATCGGGATCGACAACTACATGCCGCTCTCGGACTGGCGTGACGGGTTCGAGCACGCCGACGCGCAGGAGGGCTGGCCCGCGATCTATGACCGGGCCTATTTGCAGGCGAACATTGCGGGCGGCGAAGGCTTCGACTGGTTCTATGCCAGCGCCGTCGATCGTTCGGTGCAGGTGCGCACGCCGATCACCGATGGCGCGGCGACCAAGCCATGGGTCTTCCGCTACAAGGACTTGCGCGCCTGGTGGTCGAACCCGCATTACGACCGCCAGGGTGGGCTGGAAAGCGGAACGCCGACGGCATGGGTGCCGCAGTCCAAGCCTGTCTGGTTCACCGAACTTGGCTGCCCGGCCATTGATCGCGGCACCAACCAGCCGAATGTATTCTTCGACCCGAAGTCGTCCGAGAGTTTCACGCCGCATTTCTCGCGGGGCTGGCGGGACGATGCGATCCAGCGCGCCTATCTCGAAGCGACTTATCTCTGGTGGGGCACTCCGACGAACAACCCTGTGTCTTCGGTCTACGGTGACCGCATGGTCCACGTTCCGGAATGCGCCGCCTGGACGTGGGACGCGCGGCCCTATCCGTTCTTTCCGGCGCTGACCGATGTCTGGACAGACGGCGCGAACTGGCGGCTCGGTCACTGGCTGACCGGACGGCTCGGGGCGGTCTCATTGGCCGCGCTCGTCCGGCATCTCTGCCTGCGGGCCGGATTGCCGGAGACCCGGACCGACGTCACCGGCCTGTGGGGCGCAGTCGAAGGCTACGCGATTGGCGCGCTTGAAAGCCCGCGCGCCTCGATCACCACGCTGTCGCGCCATTTCGGCTTCGACGCTGTCGAAACCGAGGGCGTGATCCGGTTTGTCATGCGGGGGCGCGCCTCCGTGGCAAACGTAACCCATGACGATCTGGTGGCCGCCCGCGAAGGCGATGTGATCGAACTGACCCGCGCGCAGGAGACCGAACTGCCGCAGGCTCTGAAATGGCAGGTGGCGCGGGCCGACGAGGATTACGACGCGGCCCTCGTCGAGGCGCGACGCATCACCGTGGACACAACCCGGATTGCCTCGGAAAGTTTTCCAATGGCAGTCCCGCCAGAGGAAGCCGAACGTCGCTGCCGCCGGGCACTAATGGAAGCCTGGACTGGGCGAGAGACGGCCGCGTTTCGTCTGCCACCGTCGCGGCTGGCGCTTGATCCGGCGGACGTTGTTACGCTGGAACATGACCAGCGGCACATCCCGCTTCGGTTGGTCTCCATCGCGGATGTCGAGGCACGCGGCATCGAGGCCGTCCGTCAGGATCGGGAAGCCCACGACCTTCCGCCCGGATCGCCAAGACCGTCCTCACTCTCGAAGGCCGTAGTGTTCGGCGCACCCGAGGTCGTGCAGCTGGACCTGCCTCAGTTGACTGAGGATCAGCCTGCGCATCGGCCGCTGATCGCCGCCCATGCCATACCATGGCCCGGCGAGATGGCGGTCTACCGCAGCCCGTCGACGGACGGGTTCGAGTTGCTGACGACATTTGGTGGCCGTGCCCGGATCGGGACGCTGGTCTCGGATTTCTTCGCAGGCCCGACCTCGCGCTTCGATCTCGGTAATGCGCTGGTGATTGATCTGCTCTCCGGTACGCTGGAAAGCGTCACTGACGTGACGCTGTTCGGCGGGGCCAATGCATTAGCCGTGGAAAGCACGCCCGGTACTTTGGAAATCGTGCAGGCGAGCGCAGCCGAGTTGATCGCGCCGGACCGTTATAGGCTGACGCGGCTCCTGCGAGGACAGCGCGGCACGGAAGCGGCTATGGCCAATCCGGCTCCTGCATGCGCACGGGTCATAGTTCTCGACGAGGCTCTGGCATCTCTACCAATCGCCGAGGCCGATCTCGGGCTTCCCTGGAACTGGCGCATCGGTCCCGCAAGCCGGTCTGTCAGCGACGAGACCTATGTCGCCGCCTCCTTCACACCGGTTGGCGTGGGTCTGCGGCCGTTCTCCGTCGCCCATGTCCAGCAGCCGTGGCGTCGCCCCCGCACGCCCGGCGATCTGACCATCCGCTGGACGCGCCGGTCCCGAGCGCTTTCTGCCGACAGCTGGGGCGCAGTTGAGGTGCCTCTAACCGAGGAACTGGAAGCCTACGAGGTCGAGATCCTCGATGGCAGCACGGTGAAGCGGGTGCTGAGTGCGCCCACAACAAGCGCGATCTACACGGCCGCCCAGCAAACCACCGATTGGGGCGCGCCGTTCGAGCCCGGCGACACGCTGACAGTTCGCATCTCCCAGCTCTCCGCCCTGATCGGGCGGGGTGCGGCCAAAACCGTCACGCTCACATTCTGA
- a CDS encoding DUF2163 domain-containing protein: MKSITPDLQAHLDDGTTTLAWCWRILRADGASFGFTDHDRTLSFDGTDFEPESGLTASEVRSGSDLSVDAQDAEGVLTSDRITETDILDGRWDNAEVEVWRVNWADTGQRVLMRRGAIGQIRRGRLAFVAEVRSLAHVLGQTVGRTFQATCDAALGDARCGVDLEDPAFKGNGTVLDVLRDRAFTASGLGSFTSGWFTFGTVEWTGGAKVGRQAEIIAHDLTDGIAVLTLLEAPVRSIAGGDAFTIRAGCDKRIETCSAKFANTANFRGFPHIPGQDAVLRYATKDGGHEGSVL; encoded by the coding sequence ATGAAAAGCATCACCCCCGATCTGCAAGCGCATCTGGACGACGGGACAACAACGCTAGCGTGGTGCTGGCGCATCCTCCGCGCCGATGGCGCGAGTTTCGGCTTCACCGACCACGACCGGACGCTCAGCTTCGACGGCACCGATTTCGAGCCGGAAAGCGGGTTGACGGCGTCAGAGGTCCGCTCTGGCTCCGACCTGTCGGTCGATGCACAGGACGCAGAGGGCGTGCTGACCTCGGACCGGATCACTGAGACCGATATCCTCGACGGCCGCTGGGACAACGCGGAGGTCGAGGTCTGGCGTGTGAACTGGGCGGACACCGGCCAGCGCGTGCTGATGCGTCGGGGCGCTATCGGCCAGATCCGGCGCGGACGACTGGCATTCGTAGCGGAGGTGCGCTCGCTGGCTCATGTGCTTGGCCAAACGGTCGGTCGGACCTTTCAGGCGACCTGCGACGCAGCCCTTGGAGATGCGCGCTGTGGCGTTGATCTGGAGGATCCTGCTTTCAAAGGCAACGGCACGGTACTCGATGTGCTGCGGGATCGGGCTTTCACCGCATCGGGGCTCGGCAGTTTTACCTCCGGCTGGTTCACCTTCGGCACGGTCGAATGGACCGGTGGCGCAAAGGTGGGGAGGCAGGCAGAGATCATCGCACATGACCTGACTGACGGAATCGCAGTGCTGACGCTGCTCGAAGCACCAGTGAGATCTATCGCGGGCGGTGATGCTTTCACCATTCGCGCAGGCTGCGACAAGCGTATCGAGACCTGCAGCGCCAAGTTCGCCAATACCGCCAATTTCCGGGGCTTCCCGCACATCCCCGGCCAAGATGCGGTGCTGCGCTACGCCACCAAGGATGGTGGGCATGAGGGGTCCGTGCTTTGA
- a CDS encoding NlpC/P60 family protein, with translation MTSADPARVIAIARSWLGTPYHDQASLRGVGCDCLGLARGVWREVVGPEPFPIPHYSRDWGETGPREVLADGARRMMPEIAPADVVPGALVLFRMLPRAIAKHVGILTGPDAFLHAYERLGVIEEPLTPSWRRRIAFAFMFPQR, from the coding sequence TTGACCTCCGCTGATCCAGCACGTGTCATCGCCATTGCCCGGTCTTGGCTCGGCACGCCATACCACGACCAGGCGAGCCTGCGCGGCGTTGGCTGCGACTGCCTCGGGCTCGCCAGGGGCGTCTGGCGCGAAGTCGTCGGGCCAGAGCCGTTCCCGATCCCGCACTACAGCCGCGACTGGGGTGAGACCGGGCCGCGTGAGGTTCTTGCGGATGGCGCTCGGCGCATGATGCCGGAGATCGCACCTGCTGACGTCGTTCCGGGCGCGCTGGTCCTGTTCCGCATGTTGCCCCGCGCCATTGCCAAGCATGTCGGGATCCTCACCGGGCCTGATGCCTTCCTCCACGCCTACGAGCGGCTCGGCGTGATCGAGGAGCCGCTCACCCCGTCCTGGCGGCGGCGCATCGCCTTCGCCTTTATGTTTCCGCAACGCTGA
- a CDS encoding DUF6127 family protein, which yields MTPPRSDQGFVRMPDAEFEAILARAAEKGAKRALADVGLDGEEAALDICDLRSLLDCIRLVRRTAMQTAVRMITTGVMLALLAGIAIKLKIFGGAP from the coding sequence ATGACACCACCCCGATCCGATCAGGGTTTCGTGCGCATGCCGGACGCCGAGTTCGAGGCCATACTGGCACGCGCTGCCGAGAAAGGTGCCAAGCGCGCGCTCGCCGATGTCGGCCTCGATGGTGAAGAAGCGGCGCTCGATATTTGTGACCTGCGATCCCTGCTGGATTGCATCCGGCTGGTGCGCCGCACAGCAATGCAGACCGCTGTCCGCATGATCACCACCGGTGTGATGTTGGCGCTGCTGGCGGGTATCGCGATCAAGCTCAAGATCTTCGGCGGGGCCCCATAG
- a CDS encoding D-Ala-D-Ala carboxypeptidase family metallohydrolase yields the protein MTTTFYDHWRDVPESAWHWPNFSPAEIACRGTGKLLINEPALDKLQALRDRLGKPLIVRSAYRSPEHNRAVGGATRSKHISGAAFDIAMSNHDPVAFEAAAREAGFLGFGFYPRSGFMHVDLGPARQWGERFPIQATDFAEESQPAREVLAESRIMKGGGAAGVATLGAAGVEVAQSVLSETQSAILPLVPYLDTLRWVFIAVALVGIAVTIYARLDDWKRGQR from the coding sequence ATGACCACGACCTTTTACGACCATTGGCGCGACGTGCCAGAAAGCGCCTGGCACTGGCCCAACTTCTCCCCCGCCGAAATTGCCTGTCGTGGCACCGGCAAGCTGCTGATCAACGAGCCCGCGCTCGACAAGCTGCAGGCGCTGCGCGACCGGCTGGGCAAGCCGCTCATCGTCCGCTCCGCTTATCGCAGCCCGGAGCACAACCGCGCCGTTGGCGGCGCAACGCGTTCCAAGCACATAAGCGGCGCTGCTTTCGACATTGCCATGTCGAACCATGATCCGGTGGCCTTCGAGGCGGCGGCACGGGAGGCTGGGTTCCTTGGGTTCGGCTTCTATCCGCGCTCCGGGTTCATGCATGTCGATCTTGGCCCGGCGCGGCAGTGGGGTGAGCGGTTCCCCATCCAGGCGACCGATTTCGCCGAGGAAAGCCAGCCCGCGCGCGAGGTTCTGGCTGAAAGCCGCATAATGAAAGGTGGCGGAGCGGCCGGGGTGGCGACGCTGGGCGCGGCGGGGGTCGAAGTCGCACAGAGCGTCCTGTCCGAGACCCAGTCCGCCATCCTGCCGCTGGTGCCATATCTCGACACGCTTCGCTGGGTGTTCATCGCGGTGGCGCTCGTTGGCATTGCTGTCACGATCTACGCCCGCCTTGATGATTGGAAGCGAGGGCAGCGATGA